A single window of Sulfurimonas crateris DNA harbors:
- a CDS encoding FMN-binding protein, producing the protein MRKLLLYLLIFLTLPLSAKMLISPIDAMKQNYGVKSEIIEESIILSGAEAKKIQEASQVKLGTKIFKVFKAVQDGKTQGYGVLINRKIRSKNGVVLYMISPESILKGIEVIAFNEPMEYVPSGKWMSQFENVDTQTSLMLSKDIPTITGATLSAKSFVDGSRVAFALYNELLKGK; encoded by the coding sequence ATGAGAAAACTTTTACTTTACCTACTTATCTTTTTGACACTGCCGCTAAGTGCGAAGATGCTTATATCTCCAATCGATGCGATGAAGCAAAACTATGGAGTAAAGAGTGAAATTATCGAAGAGAGCATTATTCTCAGCGGTGCTGAGGCAAAGAAGATTCAAGAGGCATCACAGGTAAAACTGGGCACTAAGATATTTAAGGTTTTTAAAGCCGTGCAAGATGGCAAAACTCAAGGTTACGGAGTTTTGATCAACAGAAAGATCCGCTCAAAAAATGGTGTCGTGCTCTACATGATATCGCCAGAGTCTATTTTAAAAGGCATAGAGGTCATAGCTTTTAACGAGCCTATGGAGTATGTGCCTTCTGGAAAATGGATGAGCCAATTTGAAAACGTAGATACTCAGACGTCGCTTATGCTCTCCAAAGATATTCCCACCATCACAGGGGCAACTCTAAGTGCGAAAAGCTTTGTAGACGGTTCAAGAGTCGCTTTTGCTCTTTACAATGAGCTGTTAAAAGGCAAATAG
- a CDS encoding class I SAM-dependent methyltransferase, giving the protein MKEDKQRWNERYLDNPMPQEVSALLDKYISHANVGQAIDVACGTGRNTHYLADLGFMVDAVDISDYALERVKNSSTIKKIDTDLDKYNLTPNKYDLIVNVNYLNRRLVSQMKEALKSGGVLVFETFIVAHGDFKMPTTNLDYLLRKNELLHSFIGLDVIYYEEKIDTNLRGERIKVASLVAKKA; this is encoded by the coding sequence ATGAAAGAAGATAAACAGAGATGGAACGAGAGATATTTGGACAATCCTATGCCGCAGGAGGTCTCTGCACTATTGGATAAGTATATTTCACATGCAAATGTAGGTCAGGCGATAGACGTGGCATGCGGTACGGGCAGAAATACACACTATTTGGCTGACTTGGGTTTTATGGTTGATGCCGTAGATATTTCAGACTATGCTTTAGAGCGTGTAAAAAATAGCTCTACGATCAAAAAGATCGATACGGACTTGGATAAGTATAATCTAACTCCTAATAAATATGATCTGATCGTGAATGTAAACTACTTAAATCGTCGTCTGGTCTCTCAGATGAAAGAGGCGCTCAAGAGTGGCGGAGTTTTGGTTTTTGAGACTTTTATAGTCGCTCACGGAGATTTTAAGATGCCAACGACAAACCTTGACTACTTGCTGCGCAAAAATGAACTTCTACACTCTTTTATAGGGCTTGATGTCATCTACTATGAAGAGAAAATAGATACAAATTTAAGAGGCGAGAGAATAAAAGTCGCTTCTTTGGTGGCTAAAAAAGCTTAA
- the tpx gene encoding thiol peroxidase: MKKIVLLFIMVFSTLPLIAAEAAINYNGEVVNVKGNFPIVGAKAPVARVTEPDFSIKTIGGKSERVQVIATVPSIDTPICSAQSKRFDDEIKQFDGVDMTVVSMDLPYADDRFCKGHGIKNISIASDFAYREVGENYGVIVTDGELKGLLIRAVFVIGKNGRVVYQEIVPNVGDEPDFKKIMQAIKTASSHN, translated from the coding sequence ATGAAAAAAATAGTTTTGTTATTTATTATGGTGTTCTCAACACTACCTTTGATTGCTGCAGAAGCTGCGATCAATTATAACGGGGAGGTCGTTAATGTTAAAGGGAACTTTCCTATAGTTGGTGCAAAAGCGCCTGTTGCTCGTGTTACAGAGCCTGATTTTTCAATAAAAACGATCGGAGGAAAGAGCGAGAGAGTTCAGGTGATCGCTACTGTTCCATCAATTGATACTCCTATCTGTTCTGCTCAGTCAAAAAGATTTGACGATGAGATAAAGCAGTTTGATGGTGTTGACATGACTGTCGTTTCAATGGATCTTCCATATGCAGATGATCGTTTTTGTAAAGGACATGGGATTAAAAACATCTCCATAGCTTCTGATTTTGCCTATAGAGAAGTTGGCGAAAATTATGGCGTGATAGTGACTGACGGCGAGCTTAAGGGTCTGCTGATCAGAGCAGTATTCGTTATAGGAAAGAATGGAAGAGTAGTATATCAAGAGATAGTTCCAAATGTCGGTGATGAGCCTGATTTCAAAAAGATCATGCAGGCTATCAAAACTGCAAGCTCACATAATTAG
- a CDS encoding FAD:protein FMN transferase has product MKLLTLFLLLLSFLDAKTLSRTQVIMSTLVTITADERDADLITEGFDIIKEIEKSLSSYDPDANIYRLNKNRHAELDTFSYEALLLSKRYYAATDGYFDITIGSITKDLYRFGEDERVASLAELAGAYVSFGALRFNEKEAFLEESAKVDLGGMGKGFGVDKAAEFFRSKDAKSVVIAASGDIRCLSLCRIEVQSPFKEDDVLLSFETTKDDLGITTSGNYNRYVTSTKNNHLIDPKTKKPQSLFVSITLVSEISSSDLDAYATAASVMPMKKAYEFLDALGVGYIVMQSDGELVIGKNISEYTKNLLIRDTLKKQP; this is encoded by the coding sequence TTGAAACTACTCACACTTTTTTTACTTCTTCTCTCTTTTTTAGATGCCAAAACTCTTTCTAGAACTCAAGTAATTATGTCCACTCTTGTCACTATCACTGCAGATGAGAGGGATGCCGACCTTATAACAGAGGGGTTTGATATCATAAAAGAGATTGAGAAGTCTCTCTCATCTTACGATCCAGATGCAAATATATACCGACTCAACAAAAACAGACACGCAGAGCTTGACACTTTTAGTTATGAGGCACTTCTTTTGAGTAAAAGGTACTATGCCGCAACAGATGGATATTTCGACATTACTATCGGCTCGATCACAAAAGATCTCTACAGATTCGGAGAGGATGAGCGTGTTGCATCTTTGGCTGAGTTAGCAGGTGCGTATGTTTCCTTTGGCGCTCTGAGATTTAATGAAAAAGAGGCTTTTTTAGAGGAGAGCGCAAAAGTAGACCTCGGCGGTATGGGCAAAGGTTTCGGCGTGGATAAAGCTGCGGAGTTCTTTAGAAGCAAAGATGCAAAGAGCGTTGTAATAGCGGCAAGCGGAGATATAAGATGTCTCTCTTTGTGCAGGATAGAGGTGCAAAGTCCTTTTAAAGAAGATGATGTTTTGTTATCGTTTGAGACTACAAAAGATGACCTTGGTATCACAACTAGCGGAAACTATAACAGATATGTCACCTCAACCAAGAATAATCACCTAATCGACCCAAAAACCAAAAAGCCGCAGAGCCTCTTTGTCTCTATAACTCTTGTTAGCGAGATTTCAAGTAGTGACTTGGATGCTTATGCGACTGCGGCAAGCGTAATGCCGATGAAAAAGGCTTATGAGTTTTTGGATGCTCTTGGAGTAGGTTATATCGTTATGCAGAGCGATGGCGAGCTTGTTATTGGCAAAAATATATCAGAGTATACAAAGAACCTACTCATAAGAGATACTCTCAAAAAGCAGCCATGA
- a CDS encoding 1-acyl-sn-glycerol-3-phosphate acyltransferase yields MKKELFKSYFIMAVWKLFELIFKIRYRFNYVGLENIPKNRAVMLLGNHVSWIDWFILQLPIKKRINYIIDKDIYNWKLFNWAFKMAELIPVSKKASKDSFIETSKRLKNGRIIAIFPEGEISRSSEIAKFYRGYEYIERNSAVIVPFHIDGVFGSLFARHKGDSKRCFLKKREITLYFGKPISHEIKADELRDRVIKLKRMKI; encoded by the coding sequence GTGAAAAAAGAACTCTTTAAAAGCTACTTTATTATGGCTGTCTGGAAGCTCTTTGAGCTTATTTTTAAAATAAGATACAGATTTAACTATGTAGGGTTAGAAAATATTCCAAAAAACAGGGCGGTTATGCTTTTGGGCAACCATGTTAGCTGGATAGACTGGTTCATACTTCAACTGCCCATTAAGAAAAGAATAAATTACATAATAGATAAAGATATTTACAATTGGAAGCTGTTTAACTGGGCTTTTAAGATGGCGGAGCTTATTCCCGTTTCAAAAAAAGCTTCAAAAGATTCATTTATTGAAACCTCAAAGAGATTAAAAAATGGTAGAATAATAGCAATATTTCCCGAGGGCGAAATATCCAGAAGCTCCGAGATCGCAAAGTTTTATAGAGGCTATGAATACATAGAGAGAAACAGTGCAGTTATCGTTCCGTTTCATATAGACGGAGTTTTTGGAAGTCTCTTTGCAAGGCATAAAGGCGATTCAAAAAGATGCTTTTTGAAAAAGAGGGAGATCACTCTCTATTTCGGAAAGCCGATCTCGCATGAGATAAAGGCAGACGAATTAAGAGATAGAGTTATAAAATTGAAAAGGATGAAGATTTGA
- a CDS encoding DUF695 domain-containing protein, with product MREIFSRVEDSATVNIEVEVDVEDYEESYPWLYSLFVKPNNIEENSLDFEQFLELKESIIISLEHQKMAKYVGERVYEGWHEFYFYARDSKNLEALCAAMLKDSGYKYESNVVKDAKWDFYAKNLFPTELEFHNIQSQKIMFLLQEEGDELSISRDVEHYVSFDTATQKERFVKNALEHGFEFKDDVSSEEFEHGVALLKVHPVTEEEVRKVVEELYGLIKTEHGYYEGWSTTLAQKDD from the coding sequence ATGAGAGAGATATTTAGCAGAGTGGAAGATTCTGCAACGGTTAATATAGAAGTAGAGGTTGATGTAGAGGATTATGAAGAGAGTTATCCTTGGTTATATAGTCTGTTTGTAAAACCAAACAATATAGAAGAGAATAGTTTGGATTTTGAGCAGTTTTTAGAACTTAAAGAGTCTATAATCATCTCTTTAGAACATCAAAAGATGGCAAAATATGTAGGAGAGAGAGTTTATGAGGGTTGGCATGAGTTCTACTTTTATGCAAGAGATTCAAAAAATCTAGAAGCGCTTTGTGCCGCAATGTTAAAAGATAGCGGTTACAAATATGAAAGCAATGTGGTAAAAGATGCAAAGTGGGATTTTTACGCTAAAAATCTTTTTCCAACAGAGTTGGAGTTTCACAATATTCAGAGCCAAAAGATAATGTTTCTGCTTCAAGAAGAGGGTGATGAGCTCTCTATATCAAGAGATGTAGAACACTATGTATCATTTGATACGGCTACCCAAAAAGAGAGATTTGTAAAAAACGCGCTAGAACACGGGTTTGAGTTTAAAGATGACGTAAGCAGCGAAGAGTTTGAACATGGAGTGGCACTTCTCAAAGTGCATCCGGTTACTGAAGAAGAGGTTAGAAAAGTTGTAGAGGAGCTCTATGGGCTTATTAAAACAGAACATGGCTATTATGAGGGCTGGAGCACGACACTGGCGCAAAAGGACGATTAG
- a CDS encoding porin → MREFKKRLGLSVAAAIMLASSLQADTASDIAELKKEIAALKEQTKTLADETSNLQMGFNYTTVDSEKSHSGLAAAASKVYYSKSPLSIGGYGEMYYSHTNKESGSNSSKVDVYRFVPYIGYKFSDNILLNVELEFEHGGVANDGGAAEGGEVIVEFIYLDFLINENANIRVGNMLMPLGLINERHEPTLFTTVQRPNTAKQIIPTTWHESGVMVYGDVFEGLEYKVMGVTALNPTIDSDTSWLRSARGGSFTNNDPKLGFVARLDYTDINGLLVGASAYMDSKINMFDIHADYKVNGFRAYGTYAEAKRSDAFELAGALSQVKAKGGYLNLSYDLLNFSSSSDKLPLFVQYESVNPADKLTDGSSLDSTDTTTFGINYFPHEQVVLKADYAMQKQDGVDSDTFSLSMGFIF, encoded by the coding sequence ATGAGAGAGTTTAAAAAGAGATTAGGATTAAGTGTAGCTGCGGCGATTATGCTCGCAAGTAGCTTACAGGCGGATACTGCTTCAGATATTGCAGAGCTTAAAAAAGAGATAGCAGCGCTTAAGGAGCAGACCAAAACCTTGGCAGATGAGACAAGCAACCTGCAGATGGGCTTTAACTACACGACTGTCGATAGTGAAAAGTCGCATAGCGGACTAGCTGCTGCGGCATCGAAGGTCTACTACTCAAAATCGCCTTTAAGCATCGGCGGTTACGGCGAGATGTACTACTCGCACACAAACAAAGAGAGCGGCTCAAACAGCTCTAAAGTTGACGTATACAGATTTGTTCCATATATAGGCTATAAGTTTAGTGACAACATCCTACTAAACGTAGAGCTTGAGTTTGAGCACGGCGGAGTGGCAAATGACGGAGGCGCTGCAGAGGGCGGAGAGGTTATAGTCGAGTTTATCTATCTTGACTTTTTGATAAATGAAAATGCAAACATCAGAGTCGGTAATATGTTGATGCCTTTGGGGCTGATTAATGAGAGACATGAACCGACACTTTTTACTACAGTTCAGCGACCAAACACCGCAAAACAGATTATTCCGACGACTTGGCATGAGAGCGGCGTAATGGTTTACGGAGACGTATTTGAAGGGTTGGAGTATAAAGTCATGGGAGTAACTGCCCTAAATCCGACAATAGACAGCGATACAAGCTGGTTAAGAAGTGCGCGCGGCGGCTCGTTTACCAACAATGATCCGAAACTCGGTTTTGTAGCAAGGCTTGATTATACAGATATAAATGGGCTGCTGGTTGGGGCTTCGGCTTATATGGACTCAAAGATAAATATGTTCGATATTCACGCGGACTATAAAGTAAACGGCTTTAGAGCATATGGCACGTACGCAGAGGCAAAACGCTCAGACGCATTTGAGTTGGCAGGTGCACTATCTCAGGTAAAAGCAAAAGGCGGCTACTTAAATCTTAGCTACGACCTTTTAAACTTTAGTTCATCTAGCGATAAACTGCCGCTATTCGTTCAATATGAGAGCGTCAATCCTGCTGATAAACTGACCGATGGAAGCTCGCTTGATTCTACCGATACGACGACATTCGGTATAAACTACTTCCCTCACGAGCAGGTAGTTTTAAAAGCTGACTATGCCATGCAGAAGCAAGACGGAGTTGATTCTGACACATTCAGCCTCTCAATGGGATTCATCTTTTAA
- the nspC gene encoding carboxynorspermidine decarboxylase: protein MQNSNLLSTPYYMCDESLLRANLEILNRVQIESGAKVILALKGFAMWSTFPLVKEYLKGCTASGLHEALLARDEFAKDDENLEVHTYSPAYKDEDIEDIARISDHIVFNSPNQLFKYYDRVKEIDSEISLSLRINPEQSSSPKDIYNPCGLYSRLGTTLENFDERVLEYIDGLNFHALCEQNVDALEDVLQAFEAKFSKYFKGLKYINFGGGHHITKEGYDVDKLIRIIKEFRAKYDVDVYLEPGEAVGWQTGVLVSTVLDIVHNGMDIAILDTSAEAHMPDTLAMPYRAMVRGSGEAGEKPYTYRFGGNTCLAGDIMGDYSFDEPLQVGDRVIFEDQIHYTFVKNTTFNGIKLPSLAILREDNTLELIKEFGYQDYKNRLS from the coding sequence ATGCAAAACTCTAACTTGTTATCTACACCCTATTACATGTGCGACGAGTCTTTACTTCGTGCAAATCTTGAGATTTTAAACCGTGTTCAAATAGAGAGCGGAGCAAAGGTTATTCTAGCGCTTAAAGGCTTTGCTATGTGGAGTACGTTTCCTTTGGTAAAAGAGTATCTAAAAGGGTGTACTGCAAGCGGATTGCATGAAGCATTATTGGCTAGAGATGAGTTTGCAAAAGATGATGAGAATCTTGAAGTGCATACATATTCGCCTGCATACAAAGATGAGGATATCGAAGATATTGCACGCATATCCGACCATATTGTCTTTAACTCACCTAACCAGCTTTTTAAATATTACGACAGAGTCAAAGAGATAGACTCAGAGATAAGCCTCTCCTTGAGAATAAATCCGGAGCAATCTTCCTCTCCAAAAGATATCTACAACCCATGCGGGCTCTACAGCCGTCTGGGCACTACACTTGAGAATTTTGATGAGAGAGTCTTAGAGTATATTGACGGACTCAATTTTCACGCTCTGTGTGAGCAGAATGTCGATGCTCTAGAGGATGTACTGCAGGCTTTTGAAGCGAAGTTCTCAAAGTACTTTAAAGGGCTGAAATATATCAATTTTGGCGGAGGTCACCATATAACAAAAGAGGGATATGATGTCGATAAGCTGATTCGCATCATAAAAGAGTTTAGAGCAAAGTATGATGTAGATGTCTATCTGGAGCCTGGAGAAGCAGTCGGATGGCAGACGGGAGTACTTGTGAGCACAGTGCTAGATATTGTACACAACGGCATGGATATAGCCATATTGGACACTTCGGCAGAAGCTCATATGCCCGACACGCTTGCGATGCCGTATCGTGCAATGGTTAGAGGAAGCGGTGAAGCAGGAGAGAAACCTTACACCTACCGCTTTGGCGGAAATACCTGCTTAGCGGGAGACATTATGGGTGATTACTCCTTTGATGAACCGCTGCAGGTGGGTGATAGAGTGATATTTGAAGATCAGATCCACTACACTTTTGTTAAAAACACTACCTTCAACGGTATCAAGTTACCTTCATTGGCTATACTAAGAGAAGATAACACTCTGGAGTTAATTAAAGAGTTTGGATATCAAGATTACAAAAATAGATTATCTTAA
- a CDS encoding HDOD domain-containing protein, which translates to MTFKHIISDVESLPPLSNTPFIIQQIYSCGSQNIDIIRLVKVIEDDAALAANILKMINAPIYGFSRKIASIAQAVTLFGTDEIYGLVLKYAVDKELKTDTEIYGVDNKRFNDICQLQSTLMMQWYSRVDLRHAQFMSPLALIMETGKLVLANEVLKSHYAKKFEIGYRNSKNVIEYEYSLLGTTTYYLSALLFEHWMLEPLYVEILKGLDFETNVSPKVKSYIDSLDVIRTAVNPRNVLTQESIKEACEIVEEMGLDADDFEHIALRVKEKYNQILINRMRKK; encoded by the coding sequence ATGACCTTTAAACATATAATTTCAGATGTAGAGTCTCTGCCGCCACTATCAAACACACCGTTTATAATACAGCAGATATATAGCTGCGGCTCTCAAAATATCGATATTATAAGACTTGTAAAGGTTATAGAGGATGATGCGGCACTCGCTGCAAATATTCTAAAGATGATAAATGCCCCTATATACGGCTTTTCAAGAAAAATAGCCTCAATTGCTCAGGCAGTAACGCTTTTTGGAACTGATGAGATCTACGGTCTGGTCTTAAAGTACGCAGTCGATAAAGAGCTTAAAACAGATACCGAGATCTACGGCGTAGATAACAAGAGATTTAACGATATATGCCAGCTCCAAAGCACTTTAATGATGCAGTGGTACTCCAGAGTAGATCTTAGACATGCTCAGTTTATGTCACCTTTGGCACTTATAATGGAGACTGGAAAGCTAGTGCTGGCAAATGAGGTTCTAAAGAGCCACTATGCAAAGAAGTTTGAAATAGGTTATAGAAATTCAAAAAATGTCATTGAGTATGAGTATAGCCTGCTTGGAACTACGACCTACTACCTAAGCGCGCTTCTTTTTGAGCACTGGATGCTTGAGCCTCTATATGTAGAGATACTGAAGGGATTGGATTTTGAGACAAACGTAAGCCCGAAAGTCAAATCATACATAGACTCGCTAGATGTTATAAGAACTGCCGTAAATCCGAGGAACGTTTTAACACAAGAGTCAATAAAAGAGGCTTGTGAAATAGTTGAAGAGATGGGGCTTGATGCCGATGATTTCGAACATATAGCTCTGAGAGTAAAAGAGAAATACAACCAAATTCTAATAAATAGAATGAGAAAAAAATAG
- a CDS encoding saccharopine dehydrogenase family protein, translating into MRTTLIIGAGGVSRVVVHKCVQNADVFGKIVLASRTVQRCQDIKDELPNANIEVASVDADSTDEVIKLINECKPDILINVALPYQDLTIMDACIATKTPYLDTANYEHPDEAKFEYKLQWARDDKFKEAGIMGLLGSGFDPGATNVFCAYAQKHYFDEIHTIDILDCNAGDHGYPFATNFNPEINLREVSSKGRYWENGKWIETEPMEIMQVWDYPEVGPKDSYLLYHEEMESLVKHIKGLKRIRFFMTFGQSYLTHMKCLENVGMLGIEPVEHKGMKIVPIEFLKTLLPDPASLGPRTKGKTNIGIVAEGIKDGKKRKIYIYQVKDHEECYKETNSQGVSYTTGVPAMIGAKLMLKGIWSGVGVFNMEQMDPDPFMQEMNTQGLPWQIKELEA; encoded by the coding sequence TTGAGAACAACATTAATAATTGGTGCAGGCGGAGTTAGCCGTGTAGTTGTACATAAGTGTGTACAAAATGCAGATGTTTTTGGGAAAATTGTATTGGCAAGCAGAACAGTGCAAAGATGTCAGGATATAAAAGATGAACTTCCAAATGCAAATATTGAAGTGGCTTCTGTGGATGCAGACAGCACGGATGAAGTTATAAAGCTTATAAACGAGTGCAAGCCCGACATTCTTATAAACGTCGCACTTCCATATCAAGATTTGACAATAATGGATGCCTGTATAGCTACAAAGACACCATATCTTGATACTGCGAACTATGAGCATCCGGATGAGGCTAAGTTTGAGTACAAGCTTCAGTGGGCAAGAGATGATAAGTTTAAAGAAGCAGGCATTATGGGGCTTTTGGGTAGCGGTTTTGACCCAGGGGCGACAAACGTTTTTTGTGCATACGCTCAAAAACACTATTTTGACGAGATACACACCATAGATATTTTGGATTGTAACGCAGGCGATCACGGATACCCGTTTGCAACAAACTTCAACCCTGAGATCAACTTAAGAGAAGTCTCTTCAAAAGGGCGTTATTGGGAAAACGGTAAGTGGATAGAGACTGAGCCGATGGAGATAATGCAGGTTTGGGATTATCCAGAAGTAGGTCCAAAAGATAGCTATCTGCTTTACCACGAAGAGATGGAGTCACTTGTAAAACACATCAAAGGGCTTAAGCGTATAAGATTTTTTATGACCTTCGGGCAGAGCTATCTTACACATATGAAGTGCTTGGAAAATGTCGGGATGCTTGGAATTGAGCCGGTTGAGCACAAGGGGATGAAGATAGTCCCTATAGAGTTCTTAAAGACACTTCTTCCAGACCCTGCATCTTTGGGACCTCGTACAAAAGGAAAGACAAACATCGGTATTGTCGCAGAGGGAATTAAAGACGGCAAGAAGAGAAAGATATATATCTATCAGGTAAAAGATCATGAAGAGTGCTACAAAGAGACAAACTCTCAAGGTGTTTCATACACTACCGGCGTTCCTGCGATGATAGGCGCAAAACTTATGCTAAAGGGTATCTGGAGCGGAGTAGGAGTATTTAATATGGAGCAGATGGACCCTGATCCGTTTATGCAAGAGATGAATACGCAAGGTCTGCCTTGGCAGATAAAAGAGCTAGAAGCGTAA
- a CDS encoding methyl-accepting chemotaxis protein: MLSQSIFQTVTQGMLAGDPQVVQETLERARKIQGIESLDVSKSELVLEIYKKDGETFTATPMVRDVFASKEPKTIEKTQNNHHTIQLLNPMIADKSCISCHYNAKDGDILGVMNLVVSLDSNDKEINDTKIVLLITLAVAFIAFVIIMSIFFSKEVIAPLDELRSRIRALVDGDKDLTKRIEVVRENEFAQSAYAVNDFVSSIQDTINDVKSLGSKNVSIANTITNASSFINKSIEEESVIVSHTTEKSRSIKEILDLSIEMAKETQQRVSQANANLESSKEALGELVSEVEVFIEVEHELSDQLIHLKQDADQVKSVLVVIKDIAEQTNLLALNAAIEAARAGEHGRGFAVVADEVRKLAERTQKSLTEIEISVSTIVQSINDVSDKMNENAQGMQRLTSISQDVEQKVNETSLEMQHSIEVAVKSVEDSKIMVKHTDEIINQIAEINAHSSSNKEKVISIENDSKNLLEVAHLLDSRINEFKS; this comes from the coding sequence ATGCTAAGTCAATCAATCTTTCAAACAGTAACACAAGGTATGCTGGCAGGTGATCCACAAGTTGTTCAAGAGACACTTGAAAGGGCAAGAAAAATTCAGGGTATTGAGTCACTGGATGTTTCAAAATCAGAACTGGTTTTAGAGATCTATAAAAAAGATGGCGAAACCTTTACGGCAACCCCGATGGTTAGAGATGTTTTTGCAAGTAAAGAGCCTAAAACAATTGAAAAAACACAAAATAATCACCACACAATACAACTTCTAAATCCAATGATAGCAGACAAAAGTTGTATATCATGCCACTATAATGCAAAAGATGGAGATATTCTCGGCGTCATGAATCTTGTTGTCTCTTTGGATTCAAATGATAAAGAGATCAATGACACAAAAATAGTCTTGCTTATTACGCTTGCTGTTGCTTTTATCGCTTTTGTCATTATTATGAGCATTTTCTTCTCAAAAGAGGTTATAGCTCCGTTAGATGAACTTCGTTCAAGAATAAGAGCCCTTGTTGATGGCGACAAAGATTTAACAAAACGAATTGAGGTTGTACGTGAAAACGAGTTTGCACAATCTGCATATGCGGTCAATGACTTTGTAAGTTCAATACAAGACACAATAAATGACGTAAAATCTCTTGGAAGTAAAAATGTCTCAATCGCAAACACTATCACTAATGCATCATCATTCATAAACAAAAGTATAGAAGAGGAGAGTGTCATAGTCTCTCATACTACGGAAAAAAGCAGATCTATAAAAGAGATTCTTGACCTCTCTATTGAGATGGCAAAAGAGACACAGCAGAGAGTCTCACAGGCAAACGCAAATCTTGAATCCTCAAAAGAGGCATTAGGTGAATTGGTAAGTGAGGTTGAAGTATTTATTGAAGTAGAGCATGAACTCTCAGACCAGTTGATACACTTAAAACAAGATGCGGATCAGGTAAAGAGCGTCCTTGTTGTTATTAAAGATATAGCAGAACAGACGAACCTTCTAGCCCTAAATGCTGCCATCGAAGCGGCGCGAGCAGGTGAACATGGACGCGGTTTTGCCGTCGTAGCAGATGAAGTGAGAAAACTCGCAGAACGTACACAAAAATCACTTACTGAGATAGAGATAAGTGTTAGTACTATTGTTCAATCCATAAACGACGTAAGCGACAAGATGAACGAAAATGCACAAGGGATGCAGAGACTAACATCCATTTCACAAGATGTTGAGCAAAAGGTCAATGAGACATCCCTAGAGATGCAGCACTCCATTGAAGTTGCCGTTAAATCAGTAGAAGATTCAAAAATAATGGTAAAACATACGGATGAGATAATTAATCAAATTGCAGAGATAAACGCTCACTCATCTTCAAACAAAGAAAAAGTAATAAGCATCGAAAATGATTCCAAGAATCTGCTTGAAGTGGCTCACTTACTGGATTCTCGTATTAACGAATTTAAAAGCTAA